One Dama dama isolate Ldn47 chromosome 18, ASM3311817v1, whole genome shotgun sequence DNA window includes the following coding sequences:
- the LOC133072885 gene encoding small ribosomal subunit protein uS10-like encodes MVFKDTGKTPVEPEVAIHRIRITLTSRNVKSLEKVCADLIRGAKEKNLKVKGPVWMPTKTPRITIRKTPCGVGSKTWDQFQMRIHKQLIDLHSPSEIVKQITSISIEPGVEVEVTIADA; translated from the coding sequence ATGGTCTTTAAAGACACCGGCAAGACTCCCGTGGAGCCAGAGGTGGCCATTCACCGGATTAGGATCACCCTCACCAGCCGCAACGTGAAGTCTCTGGAGAAGGTGTGTGCTGACTTGATCAGAGGCGCgaaggaaaagaatctcaaagTGAAAGGACCAGTTTGGATGCCTACCAAGACTCCGAGAATAACTATAAGGAAAACTCCTTGTGGTGTAGGTTCTAAGACTTGGGATCAATTCCAAATGAGGATCCACAAGCAACTCATTGACCTGCACAGCCCTTCTGAAATTGTCAAGCAGATCACTTCCATCAGTATTGAGCCAGGAGTTGAGGTGGAAGTCACCATTGCCGATGCCTAA
- the LOC133072886 gene encoding transcription factor BTF3-like has protein sequence MLCPHMCAPNFSWFSGDPLSTKSNPPGKAHFRSSKMKETIVNQNKLAKWQAQVHISGKKTASRKKVVLRTVTADNKEISVLFKEVGGINSISGIEEVKMFKNQGTVIHLNNPRGKASLVAKTFTITGHAETKQLTEMLPSILNLLGTDSPTSLRRRAEALPEQSVDGKAPLATGEDDDDEVPDVVENFDEPSKNEAK, from the coding sequence ATGTTGTGCCCCCACATGTGTGCCCCTAATTTCAGCTGGTTTTCGGGAGACCCCCTGAGCACCAAATCTAATCCCCCAGGGAAGGCCCACTTCCGTTCCAGCAAGATGAAAGAAACTATCGTGAACCAGAATAAACTCGCCAAATGGCAGGCACAAGTGCACATTAGTGGGAAAAAAACTGCTAGCAGAAAGAAGGTGGTTCTTAGAACAGTCACAGCAGACAATAAAGAAATTTCAGTTCTCTTTAAAGAAGTTGGAGGTATAAACAGTATCTCTGGTATTGAAGAGGTGAAGATGTTCAAAAACCAAGGAACAGTGATTCACTTGAACAATCCTAGAGGTAAGGCCTCTCTGGTAGCAAAGACTTTCACTATTACAGGCCATGCTGAGACAAAGCAGCTGACAGAAATGCTACCCAGCATCTTAAACCTGCTTGGCACAGACAGTCCGACCAGTTTAAGGAGACGGGCTGAGGCTCTGCCCGAACAATCTGTGGATGGAAAAGCACCACTTGCCACAGGagaggatgatgatgatgaagttccagatgttgtGGAGAATTTTGATGAACCTTCCAAGAATGAAGCAAAGTAA